GAGGTAATCGGAACATACTTGCTCAAGACATATGTTATTTTTTGGCAAAAATTGAGTCACTCCGCGGTAATAACATTAACCATGCGAGGTATTTTAgacattttacattttaaatggTAAGATCTCTTGTTTTTAGTAAATAAACTGAAATGTATGCAAATGAACTGAAGTATACGTACGTAATATTGACTACATATAAAAGAAACCATGAAATGGTAGTGGATAGAGTATGTATTTTcgcaattattttattaaatttaagcaAAATACTCTACAtggtgataaaatatatttctcttgCTATATTTATCACATTGCTTATAgctatttgttaattatttagatGCTGCGTCAAAATATCTCTTCGAATAACAACATAAACATCGTTTCATAGACATTCAAGAGTTAAAAGGAGATTATGttcaatatttatacaaaatcgTTGTCAgtcgattataataattttctttaCTTGTGTACTATATATATGGATGTGTGTGTACAATATTTAACGTATCAAATCTTTATAACAGAATAATTTGTGCAATAAAAACCTTGGTATTGTAAAGATCAAACAGAAAACAAATTACAAAACTAAATGACGTAGAATGTAATGTACTATAATATACATAAACAGGATAATAAGAAAATGTTGCACATTCCTAAAGCTAAAGTAAGATGAAAATGGAGTACAAAAAGTGCGCTTTGTTCCTTACACGAACGTTAGATGAGTAACAGCTTACCTCGTGCAAATCGTAAAGAAGAAGACTATGACGTTCGGAGACGTAAAGCATCCTGCGCGACGTTTTCTAAGAAAAATCATTGATTATAGATTAAACCTGTTTACTCAATGAAATCTGTAACGGTATATCGGAAATATGAGTCCCCTTAcctccataaataattaataaacaagAGCACATATAAACAATGTTTGTCCAGATTTCATAGTCCCTTCCACGTGTGTACGCATAAAAATCACATACGTATTTTCCAGGTGCTACTACATGTGAGGGAACACTATCTCGCACGAATCACGCAAATGTTCCACACAAATTAACGATCACTGCATACTGCTATATTCACacaaatacaaataaaacaaaCAATACAGAGGCTAAAAGAAACTACAAAAAGATTGTTTAAGCTTAAAATCTCAACTATAACaaattttgtacattatttTAACCCCTTCCCGTACTTTCAGTCCTAATATTTGCCACTGAATTATCAAATAGTAAGTGGAAAAATGTTTAATTCCTTCACTTTTCCTTTACTTTAACGAGTCTGACTCGCAAAAGTACGTGAAGGAATTAAACATTTGTCCACTTACTATTTGATAATTCAGTGGCAAATATTGGGACTGAAAGTGAGAAGATCCTGAAACATGGatacaataaataaacaaaggaaTGAAAATGCGATCAATAAAGGGTTGAATAAGATGAATACTTTGGAAGAATTCTACGCCGGTAGTGGGATTCTTGTGACTGGAGCAACTGGTTTCGTGGGAATAGGTCTTCTGGAAAAACTAATGCGCGTATGTCCACGCATCACTGCTATTTATATTCTAATTCGTCcaaaaacgaacgaaacgatAAAACAACGATTTAAAAAGATCATGGATGATCCCGTTCGTAAATATATTCTTGTTTCTTTCAATGTTTAAGCTTGTCAGAAGCCAAATTGATTAAATCTCATTTCTGGAATTTTCGTTTTCAGATTTATGATGGCATTAAAGCAAAGAACCCTTCACTTTTCAGCAGAGTTTATCCTGTGAAAGGTGACGTGAGTCTGCCGGATTTAGGTCTTTCTCGAGAATATAGAAATCTGTTGTTAGAGAAAGTAAACATAGTGTTTCACGTCGCGGCCACTGTTAGATTCAATGAGCCATTACACGTAGCTGTTAATGTGAATACGAAAGGTACTGCTCGTGTAATCCAACTTTGGAACGAAGTAAGGTATCCAATTAGCTTCGTACACGTGAGCACAGCATACAGTAATGCGAATCTACATGAGATTCTGGAGAAAGTTTATACGTAAGAATAAGTTATACGCAAACGTTGTTCCATggtttatgaatattatatttgtaattatagcGTGAAGAATATGTTCACATATTATTAACTTTGCAGCACGAGCTTGAAACCTTCGGAAGTAATAGATATGTGTGACAAATTCGACAAAACGTCGATCAACGAAATAGAAAAAACGATTTTAAAAACTTATCCAAACACATATACATTTAGTAAGAATATGGCAGAGCAGATTGTAGCAAGCAAGTCCAGAGATCTACCAGTTGCTATAGTGCGGCCAAGCATAATTGGTGCCTCCTTGGAAGAACCATATCCTGGTTGGATACAGAATATTTCTGGAATTACAGGTATTTTAGTAGATATTATTCAATAGCAATTGTTCAATACACCTTACATTTCACAAAAGTGGAGTTAATCGGTTAGTTTGTTAGAAGCTAAATAAGAGGCTTTCCACTAGATCATCATTATTATAGTTCAAATTTGTTGTTGCTCACTATTACGAGAATTTATTCCTATATATTTAGCGTTACATTTCTGCTAATCGAAAATCACAAATAATTTCTAAATCAATTTAATGTTACCAGGTACCTTTCTGCTAATCGGCAAAGGATGTGCAACAGCGATACGAGGTAGAAGAGATGCAAGATTGGATGTAGTGCCTGTCGATTTCGTAGTCGACATGATAATATGTACTGCATGGCATGTCACGTTACATCGTGATCATGAAGTTAAAGTATACAACTGCACGAGTAACGCATGCCtttttaagtaatatttattacGAATTTTTTTCAACTAATGTGGTTCGATTGTTAGAGTATTCCAAAAGTTTCAGTTTATTTAAGTAACGTGGACAATGGAAGCGCACACAAACGTAGAATACAAAAGTCCACTTTCATTTCGTTAATACGTTAATTTAGGAAAATAGTGATGTAATGTAATACttatttaattacataatatttCCTGAGATACTCGAATAGTAATAAATTGTACTTTAAGCCTAATTTGATTATTGGTACAAATGTAATTTGTTTCAATTCGCAAGATGGGGTCAGATGAAAGATACCATGGTGAAATGTAGTATAGAAACGCCACTGAACAATACATTATGGTACCCGGGTTGTCCAATGATAGCTAATAGATATATTTACAACGTTCGCAGTGTAATTCCGCATGTTTTGCCTGCGTTCGTCATAGATAACTTCTTAAGACTTCGAGGTAGTAAACCAATGTGAGTATTCTACCAACCCTCGAACAACGAGAACAATCTTTCGGGGATAGCTTCTATCTTCATCTGTAATAATAACtaaaaatgatatttcagaTTGATGAAACTTCTCAAAAATGGTAATAAGCTGTTCACATCTCTAcaatatttcattttgcatGAATGGACTTTCCAAAGAGATAACTGTTCCGACTTAGCGAGGAAAGTAAAAATGTTGAACGACAGCGATATGGTCAAACTAGATTTACGGGATATGAATTGGGAGAAGTATGTTGCAATTTACCTGATGggaattaagaaatttattttgaaaGAAGACTCTAACTCAATAGCCCGACGACGATTATCAATGTGTGTATAGAAGTATCTTCGCATTAAAAAAATAGGAActgatataaatacatatattttcgaTTATTTCAGGTTGTACTGGATACATCAGATCACAAAAGTATTCGGTATAATAATTTTGCTCTGGGCAATATTATATTTTGTGTACTGACTATTTGAACGTTACGTTTTTCTCCTTTAAGcaaaaacaatataaatataattttacgaaGATGGGGCTCATAATCCGTTTCATTTTGTTTTTTCACCCGCCTCACTTctaaataaattcatttatgATAATGCTTAGAAAGGATGCAAAGTCATGTATGTGCCACGTCATAAACCGTAAGGAGctttttgtctttcttttttaaataaagtttGATATCTCAAAAGTGGTTCGAAAGAGTTTGCTACGTATGATAAACTTCGCTTAACTTTcgagaaaatattattattgtaattgTAAAGTGTTAAGAACTATAATTATTCCGcaagatgaaataaaatttactttttgAGAAATAATACAAGAAAAATCGATTTCTGAAAATTGGGAATGGCTTTTATAATCTTACGATTGAAAGAGTGGGGTATTCGTTCGGAGAACTTTGTTGGCCATGTTCAGATGATAAAGGGGTTTTGTTAGATATGTAACATGCTTGATGACTCCATTTATGTAGAATCGACGAAAACAAAGATTATGTTATAATATCGAAAATTCGAATTCCAGGTGATCTGTATTTTGCAGGAATATTTGAACTTTATGAATgtgaattttcatgaaaattgaGTAACATTTAACAACAAAACTTGACGATATAATTCGGTGAAATTTAATTACTTAGTGATAAATTATGTACAGAAACATGCacggtatgtacatatattggtatgtatatatataatcacGAAAATGTGTAATTgcaaattacaaaaattaaagaaaattatacCAAGTAGCAAGAACTAGACaaagattagaaaattatttactatTCAGTAATGCATATTGAATGATTGATGTATAATCTGAAACTTTCAAGGAACAGATTCTCTATGTCCTTTATACCTTGTGTGAAGCGGTGGACGTAAACAAGCACACGAGGTaaaggaatattttaatttaaaatgtttcaGGAGTtgctatttttataaatattacacCTTCACACCTTTTGAAAACATCGTATTTCACCAGAGACAGGAGATCAAAAGTAGTCTCAAGGCAAGATAATATCTCGCcaataaatagaaaaaagatACCCGCTCTGTCGCAATACAGTCTACTATATCATTGAATACAGCAACTTCCGATCCACTTCTTTAGCTTTCTATCGACGTCGTAGGATAGAAAAAATTgaatcatattttattattgaattCAATTAGTATCGACAAAATACCTCGTTCTGCCAGATATTATTCCGTCATGAACCCCCGTAGATCATGGACAAATTGACCTCTTACGGATCGTTACCTACGTCGTCGAGTACAACATCCTAATGGAGATTACATTAATGATGTATGCCTCTTTACTAATGAAAAGGTCTACTTGACTTTTACCTACATCATACTCGCGGTAGTCCAGTCCTTTAATACGTATAAAACCTTGACGAGTCTGGCAATTTTCATATGATAaccaaaaattatttttagtacATTGTGCACCATTATGAATACATATATAAGACACACATAGAAGCTGGGCACATGCTTTTGGAGTATCATAAGAAACAAAAAGGTCTCGATAAACAGAAATTGAGAAACTATTACTTTTCGATCCACTTCTCTGCCTTTGTATCGACGTGATGAAGTCCAAGAAATTGAATCATTTCCTATTATTCAGTTCAGTGAGCCGTGAAAAGGATATATCATAACTAGCGTATTGTTCAACATCGTCCTTCTTGTCTACTGGATTTATTTAAGGCCTTCATTAAATGTTCTGTTAAATTGGTTAGTTAAACTGTTACGAAGTGTGTAAAATGCATTTATATGTTTATTTACCGTTACAATTCCGTGTCATCTATTCTCATTTAATGCAAAAATTAGGAATATTCATCGGTATATGACTAATTAATCTTATCACGACTACAGAAAAGAGTATCCTCGTATATACGAGAGTCTGTATATATAGACACTcttataaaattcaaattatacttaataatatttacaattcaGATAGTTCATGCGACAGCGCTCGACGTAGCCTAGACGTTTCGTAACTTGGGCCTAAGCGAGATTGTGCCGGAGCCGCGAAAAGTCATCGTTGCGTAACAGGCAAACGAACCAAAGGTACAATGACACATAATTATTCACGGTAGCTGATCATTATTTAATCGGAGCCAGTTTTTACAAGCAATACAAAGAATCCTGCAATCCAATTATGCATCTATGAATGTAAAGATCTcatcattatatatatttactattaatatatattattatcattacatatatacttaataaaatattattccatCATTTACATCCAAACAAAGTTAAGAGTTTTACACACTACCGTTTACAAACAATTTGACAAAATAATGTTTCGAATAAAAGCTAATAAGTTCTCAATCAGCTACAAATTTCAATGCATGAAATTACCAAAAAATTGTTTTTTCGATAAAAGGTCAATGTgactgttgagaattgtggatcttaatggccgaaatattgttatggagacattaaatttacactgggcattactattaacgtagacatatatttatttaataaacgatttctagaatattcatcgatacacacttgcacttTCTTCTTAGCACTTCTTAGCTTCTTTCGTcttagcactttcttccatacctgACCTTTCGTAGACAGTTAACCGACCAAACtgtttacattcatctgtttctcaatcgccgcgcacacacatatctccacacactgatatccccATACAAACATCTCAGCTACGCATTCGACCCAGTCCAGCACACAAactatacatatctcaatagtgaCCTTATACTACGATCTTGAAAtgatcctcaatcttcaaaCCTCCTGTAACAGCAACAGACATTTTCTTGATCAATGCTAAAGAATTTCTCAGTTCTTgtaacaaatattaaatattcaatgaaTAGATACTACAACGATATTAAATCATTATTACAATTAAATTGATATCGTAAAtgtgttgtttatttttaatactTAGGGTGTTCCCAGTTTAAAGCTTATTCATGTTTTTGATTGAAGTGAACAATCTTGAAGATAACAGCGTCACAGAATtgtacataaataatatattacctATACACGCTATTATACTATACATGCATATTATATTATGGAATTGTTACCTACTTCAGCTcatataaatgataaaatagtGTCATTTGTAAATTATTCTTGATACATTATCTTTTCTGCTCAATACCTCTTatgaaacaattaattaattaataaacataTGTTACAATTTTCATACCTTTCATTCCATAAACATACAAACAATatcaatatatgtattatattgtGAAATATAACTAGTATTTAATAGTTtggtatttttatatatctCGTTGTCTGTACGTTTTTAATGTACGTTCTAAAGTAACGTATTTCAATGAAGCTTTTATTGAACGGAAtctaaaatatttattcatCGAGAACACTTTTTAAGGAAGTTCCTATGGATAACATTTCTTTCCATAACAACTCCACGGGAACAGATATTTTCTTAAACGGACATATAAGTACGaacagaattttttaaaaaatcaaagTTAACTGCTTATTTTCGATCCTGTTCCCTATAGATATAGAAGCAAAAGGTTACATTTTGCTAACAGAATAACATTTACTTGaataatgacaataataatgcaataataatacaataataacacaaacaaataaaaaagatttatGTAGTTACGAAATGCATTCTCTTTAATAATAGCTTGTAAGTACAATGAAGTAAGTAAATTTGATTTCTACAAAACTTTACGAATAAGCTTAAAGCGTTTGAATACAGAAATAAATCTTCTAGCACATGATAATCCAAAAAAGAAGGTACTACCACAAAGCAATAATGAAAATTCAAAGTATAATTTAAATACACATAATTAGATAAACACAATATTCATAACATCAGTGTACTATCTACTGTCACCTCCTTGGATACGTCCCCCAGAAGACGCGATGAACTGCGTCAATGGAAGTTGTATTGGAAgctactttctttttcttctttttttcttcttttttttatacgtGGGGAAATCCTCCTGGGAAGCGGCGGTGTAGTATCGGACTTTACCGACTAAACCCCACGGTGGTCCTCCTGACGCTCAACAGGGATGGCTCGGACCCCTTTCGAATTACTGCCGGAGCTCTCCTGCGTTTTCTTCCATTCCGGGGGATTCCTTCATAGATTAGTTCGGGCATTGGGAGGGACTACCCGTCTCAACGCTATCCCCTGGGCCGTCGTGCAAGTCTGAGGAGATACTAGAAACTCCTCGGCGTGTCGCCTCCTATAACCACCTGCGGCGCATGGCCGTCCTTCGGCGCGGAACCCTACAAGGGTAGGATGTTCTTACTTACTCCCGCTCTGTACGCTCCTTTACGAGCATTACTCCTTCACAATATGATTGGACTGCGAGGAACTCTTGTTGCCTCCCCCCCCCCCTAGCATCGCTTTCACAACTGACGAGGGCTGCGGAACAGGTGTGTGGTGAGGCtaagagaaaagacaaagggacaAGACGAATATGCGGCGGGACGTTAGGCCGTCGTCATTTGTCGCATTTACGGGCGGCTGGTCCCGTTTCCCTGGTTCCAGCTGCATGGAAGAATACGCTTCTTCGTGCGTTCTTGGTAAGTCGCGTGGTAATAACAGAATTCAGGCTGCTGTCTTTGTCGAGAATTCGACCTACGACGGTTCCGACTTCGTCGACGTGAAGGGCGGTTGTTGCCGAAGTTCAACGCACTTATTTGCGCCCGCAGTTGGATTATCTGTTCATTCAAGGCGTTGTAGTAAGCGATCCATGATTAGATTGCTGCCGTATTTTGTACAGGTGGCTCGGTGACGGCTGCTAATCGGGATGCACGTTGACCATTCTCTGAATAAGCTTCCTCTATCTGGTCAGCTGCCCGCGTTAATTTGTCTACGCTGGCTCCCGCAGGGAGGACTCGCTTATGTGAGCGAACAAATACACATACATActcgaacaaatacaatcggactgaatgacgacaattgcttaattacggctatgatTAGAATCTAGATTATAATGTTAAGGGATTTTCCCAAGGTTCCAACTGGAAGATTTCgctgtcctttcatctccgacatatattataactatattataattatattatgtcACAGATGGAGGAACATGTTTAATGTATTGAATATAAACTAATTTTTCACGTTTTATTGTACACTTCTTTTTACATTGGTCTTTACAATGGACTTTCCTTCAAacgttaaatataatataaaagttttctactctttggTAAATTTATCATTGACGCATAACTAAACAACCACTCCATGGGTGCAGAAGAAGACATTGGTGTgttatatcaaataaaatatacgCCGAATCAATGGATTATCCTTTAACATATGCCAATCACGACGAAAGTCACAGCGGAAGAAAATTTTGTGATTTCCAATCCTGTATTAATAGAAACTCAATTATAAGTTTTAGATTGTGATAATCTAAAGTCGGAAAGGTCATCATCTACGCTATCAATATCCTCTGACGGTCGCTAACAAGCATAAAAAGAGGAAGACAAGTTGCGTAAAAAATTACTTCTATATACGTTATCGCAATAacaataagaaaattattttatctgtaTGTACTTGTCAGCAACAATCGTTTTAAGTTCTGCATATAATTCTGGTGATAATAATGGTGACTCGTTTCGCTGTAATTCGGCCATCGAGATTTGAATTGTGAAAGCGAGAACTGCG
The Bombus affinis isolate iyBomAffi1 chromosome 17, iyBomAffi1.2, whole genome shotgun sequence genome window above contains:
- the LOC126926275 gene encoding fatty acyl-CoA reductase 1-like; amino-acid sequence: MDTINKQRNENAINKGLNKMNTLEEFYAGSGILVTGATGFVGIGLLEKLMRVCPRITAIYILIRPKTNETIKQRFKKIMDDPIYDGIKAKNPSLFSRVYPVKGDVSLPDLGLSREYRNLLLEKVNIVFHVAATVRFNEPLHVAVNVNTKGTARVIQLWNEVRYPISFVHVSTAYSNANLHEILEKVYTTSLKPSEVIDMCDKFDKTSINEIEKTILKTYPNTYTFSKNMAEQIVASKSRDLPVAIVRPSIIGASLEEPYPGWIQNISGITGTFLLIGKGCATAIRGRRDARLDVVPVDFVVDMIICTAWHVTLHRDHEVKVYNCTSNACLFKWGQMKDTMVKCSIETPLNNTLWYPGCPMIANRYIYNVRSVIPHVLPAFVIDNFLRLRGSKPILMKLLKNGNKLFTSLQYFILHEWTFQRDNCSDLARKVKMLNDSDMVKLDLRDMNWEKYVAIYLMGIKKFILKEDSNSIARRRLSMLYWIHQITKVFGIIILLWAILYFVY